The following are from one region of the Rosistilla carotiformis genome:
- a CDS encoding potassium channel family protein, whose amino-acid sequence MTCLGVWETFMAVLHPRATVGPITAGINRGFHYLVRTRIFSHPRVLVHCGPALIVTQVLCWATLLLIGISLIVWPQLGTGITATGSTPTDTGFASAVYYAGFTITTLGVGDLVPRTPAMQFLTITAAGLGFSFFTLVLAYVISVYSTLARRNQFANEIEYRTGRTGDSLGYLRAYLTESDPSLVNQDLYTMSSNMADLLESHHFYPVLHYFRFSEPRYAMSRMLRFCLEVSSMMRAARQVDTAKPAASAEAVDRLWHASMQMLEETKRHFVICHSTHDVPDPRLAIEISRSIGDSDDLLDKLKAAFVDQQSEWLHDLNALAVCTRSEPLKES is encoded by the coding sequence ATGACTTGCCTTGGAGTCTGGGAAACCTTCATGGCAGTTCTGCATCCACGTGCGACTGTTGGTCCGATCACGGCAGGCATCAATCGTGGTTTTCACTATCTAGTCCGAACGCGAATATTCTCGCATCCGCGAGTTCTGGTTCACTGCGGACCGGCGTTGATCGTGACGCAGGTGTTGTGTTGGGCGACGCTGCTGTTGATTGGCATCAGCCTGATCGTGTGGCCTCAACTCGGCACGGGCATTACGGCTACCGGATCGACACCGACGGATACGGGTTTTGCGAGCGCGGTGTACTACGCTGGCTTCACGATCACCACATTGGGTGTGGGCGACTTGGTGCCGCGAACGCCAGCGATGCAGTTCTTGACAATCACCGCTGCCGGCTTGGGGTTCAGCTTCTTTACGCTCGTTCTCGCCTATGTCATTTCGGTCTATTCAACCCTGGCCCGTCGCAACCAGTTTGCCAACGAAATTGAGTATCGCACCGGACGAACGGGCGACAGCCTTGGCTATTTGCGAGCGTATCTGACCGAGAGCGATCCTTCGTTGGTCAACCAAGACCTATACACGATGTCGTCGAACATGGCGGACTTGTTGGAGTCGCATCATTTCTATCCGGTCCTGCATTACTTTCGATTCAGCGAACCGCGGTATGCGATGAGCCGAATGCTGCGATTCTGTTTGGAGGTTTCTTCAATGATGCGAGCGGCGCGGCAGGTCGATACTGCCAAGCCCGCCGCCAGTGCCGAGGCTGTCGATCGGCTTTGGCACGCTAGCATGCAGATGCTGGAGGAGACCAAACGGCATTTCGTGATCTGTCACTCGACGCATGACGTTCCCGACCCACGGTTGGCGATCGAGATTTCGCGGTCAATCGGCGACTCTGACGACTTATTGGACAAGCTAAAAGCCGCCTTTGTCGATCAGCAATCCGAGTGGCTTCACGACCTGAACGCGCTTGCCGTTTGCACCAGAAGCGAACCCCTAAAAGAATCCTGA
- a CDS encoding GNAT family N-acetyltransferase, with the protein MLDAGAAKCFAAFQADSLAGFAWVAFGNITGEMNHDGKPETGLPIQLVDEAAFVFQVLVLPAYRGRRLYAAILSQMADQLQDNGMHTLVLTTEGSNQNALKAVQRMQFRKVGQASFFRIGPLSRATYPTLPNDIGFTIGRYVGDDTAAHSS; encoded by the coding sequence ATGCTGGACGCCGGCGCAGCAAAATGCTTCGCAGCCTTCCAAGCCGATTCACTCGCCGGATTCGCTTGGGTCGCCTTTGGAAACATAACTGGTGAAATGAACCACGACGGCAAGCCCGAAACTGGTCTGCCAATCCAACTCGTCGACGAAGCCGCTTTCGTATTCCAAGTCTTGGTTCTTCCTGCCTACCGAGGACGGCGACTATATGCGGCGATCTTGAGCCAGATGGCTGACCAGTTGCAAGATAATGGAATGCATACGTTAGTACTAACAACTGAGGGTTCCAACCAGAACGCTTTGAAGGCCGTTCAGCGCATGCAGTTTCGTAAAGTTGGTCAAGCGTCGTTCTTTCGTATCGGGCCGCTCAGTCGAGCAACCTACCCGACGCTTCCAAACGATATTGGATTCACAATCGGAAGGTATGTCGGCGACGATACCGCAGCCCATTCAAGTTAA
- a CDS encoding PP2C family protein-serine/threonine phosphatase, with protein sequence MDTFKHRWHQLPISRQLLVLVNAILFGFVVLFLVVDYRVRMDRHLNEKQIALTEEAKTMYESLLVAEPHGVEAIQNLVDNVCARMNTDDSPGHHIAADWRGLPYQAVSHGHASDEMLLAMRSAADSTVARSNATGALVVGSFTGPAGTVYISEKRSAVVGATRRSLLIQMFGVLLLGGITAFVVSAVLRQLIAKPIQGFVSALGSVAAGDLSVIARTRSCRELSYLADQINSMTEALDHAQRDHRVHMEKARQIQQNLRPTVNGLVGIDVAELFEPADDVGGDYYDVIPLSDGQYLLCVADVSGHGVPAAMAATLLKAFVSEAAKKSSSPAQILTDVNERYCEYVMMGHFATMTLLVVDPKRRQLTYANAGHELPFLQIGSETPVRLNVGDLILGVEDDTHYSEETIQLGDASRLVIVSDGVTEAFDPSEEQYGTDRIEQLMNTVKRCNARELVDAFESSIETFRKGRKAFDDTTLLVAQLT encoded by the coding sequence ATGGACACATTCAAACACCGATGGCATCAATTGCCGATTAGCCGGCAACTGCTTGTCCTCGTCAATGCGATTCTCTTTGGGTTTGTCGTTCTGTTTCTTGTCGTTGACTACCGCGTGAGGATGGATCGGCATTTGAACGAGAAGCAGATCGCGTTGACCGAAGAAGCTAAAACGATGTACGAGTCACTGTTGGTCGCTGAACCCCACGGCGTCGAGGCGATTCAAAATCTGGTTGACAACGTCTGCGCTCGAATGAATACCGACGATTCGCCCGGTCACCATATTGCTGCGGATTGGCGAGGGCTTCCGTACCAGGCTGTCTCGCATGGGCATGCTTCCGACGAAATGCTCCTGGCAATGCGGTCGGCAGCTGATTCAACCGTCGCCAGATCAAACGCCACCGGCGCGCTCGTTGTCGGGTCTTTCACTGGACCAGCGGGCACTGTTTACATATCCGAGAAACGTTCAGCAGTCGTGGGCGCAACACGCCGCTCGCTGTTGATCCAGATGTTCGGAGTCTTATTGCTGGGAGGGATTACCGCCTTCGTGGTCAGCGCGGTATTGCGGCAATTGATCGCCAAACCGATCCAAGGCTTTGTTTCGGCGCTGGGGAGTGTTGCCGCCGGAGACCTAAGCGTGATTGCACGTACGAGAAGCTGTCGAGAACTGAGTTATCTCGCCGATCAAATCAATTCGATGACTGAGGCACTGGACCACGCTCAGCGCGACCATCGCGTTCACATGGAAAAGGCACGCCAGATTCAACAGAACTTACGACCGACGGTGAATGGCTTGGTTGGAATCGACGTCGCCGAATTGTTCGAGCCGGCCGACGATGTTGGCGGTGACTACTACGACGTGATTCCATTGTCCGATGGACAGTATCTACTCTGCGTCGCGGACGTATCGGGACACGGCGTGCCGGCCGCGATGGCGGCGACGTTATTGAAGGCGTTTGTGTCGGAAGCGGCAAAGAAATCGTCCAGCCCTGCCCAAATCCTGACAGATGTCAACGAGCGTTACTGCGAGTACGTGATGATGGGACACTTTGCGACCATGACGCTACTGGTCGTTGACCCGAAAAGGAGACAACTGACCTACGCCAATGCTGGTCATGAACTGCCGTTCTTGCAGATTGGAAGCGAGACGCCAGTGCGATTGAACGTGGGTGACTTGATCTTGGGCGTCGAGGACGATACCCACTACAGCGAAGAAACAATCCAGCTCGGCGATGCGTCGCGTTTAGTCATTGTTAGCGACGGAGTGACCGAGGCGTTCGACCCTAGTGAGGAGCAATACGGCACCGATCGAATCGAGCAGTTGATGAACACGGTCAAACGCTGCAACGCTCGCGAACTGGTTGATGCGTTTGAATCGTCCATCGAAACATTTCGCAAGGGTCGCAAGGCGTTCGATGACACAACGCTATTGGTGGCTCAGTTAACTTGA
- a CDS encoding efflux RND transporter permease subunit: MLNLIIRFCVKEPWLVILLTIGLSVAGWISFKSIPIDAIPNIGENQVIVLTPWPGRSPKDIEDQVTYPLSVSLLAVPGAESVRGKSMFGYSFVQVTFKDEIDFYWARSRVSEQLGSAASQLPDGVVPQLGPDATGLGQVYYYTLQPPDEGMGLAELRSLQDFVVKYELQAVEGVSEVASIGGYVRQYQIEVDPDKLRFHNVSLDKLAMAIKGSNMDVGAKTVETTGMEFIVRSKGFLGSDGDKDKAVEDIEDTVIMQRDGVPVRVRDISNVQIGPDFRRGALDYNGAEAVGGVVVMRYGENPRVVIDRVKAKIAAITRSLQGVTIHGVYDRSGLIDETMATLTHALRDEIIITAIIILLFLLHIRSSFVVAICLPAAVLMSFIAMRVVGVGANIMSLAGIAIAIGTMVDMAIIVSENIYQHLSEWESGSDEARIKQPRTEVVYEATVEVAPAVVTAVATTIVSFLPVFFLTGRDYKLFSPLAYTKTFAIAAAMIAAVTIVPALCRLMLRSSVRRKSTALVAALSLSGLLGAASHFLWGSRLAERFGLDTWIVTVIAATIGFIAGWQLLRERIRPIEEIPSSRFVRWIYAARLRYALNHKAVALSFPLMLLIIGVGAYVGMPTVLRPVEKFANLFGADLNDFPGYVDAKHVFTGLQSDDWIALDEGSWFYMPTLYPAASFSQAMQVLQTQDVLIGQIPEVKDVLGKIGRVESALDPAPAAMVETYVMLKPESEWREGVTARDVWDEINRVATLPGVTPASALQPIEGRVVMLQSGIKAPMAIRVYGNQLDELADAAMNVSAELKKSPLINAGTVNPDIVLGKPYVEFTVDREAASRYGMNSSTVNQVIETALGGMNLIKTVEGRERYPVRLRYNRDLREQIDGLKRLPVVTQSGAVVPLEELATLETTWGPGAINSENGRLVAHVSFMTNGSKGDLESVSAIEEQLREAQSLPPSDPNRLSLPAGYSLEAVGSFRNQIEANRRLMWIIPMVICINLMLLYMEFRNLSISLAVFSGIPVAFAGGMIAVATMGVELNTAVWVGFIALFGLAVDDGVVMATYIHQLLKKRKIESVEDIRNVVYEAGLKRIRPCMMTTVTTLAALIPVLIATGRGADVARAMAIPVFGGMLAEPFTSFIVPTLYCGYLELKMRFGFQDELWEGIEAMPEEELMKAA, encoded by the coding sequence ATGCTAAATCTAATTATTCGCTTTTGTGTTAAAGAACCTTGGCTGGTGATCTTGCTGACCATTGGTCTAAGCGTCGCTGGCTGGATCAGTTTCAAGTCGATTCCGATCGACGCGATTCCTAACATTGGCGAAAACCAAGTCATCGTGTTGACGCCTTGGCCGGGTCGCTCACCAAAGGACATCGAAGACCAGGTCACCTATCCGCTGAGCGTTTCGTTGCTCGCTGTTCCCGGTGCCGAGTCGGTGCGTGGCAAGAGCATGTTCGGCTACAGCTTCGTGCAGGTCACATTCAAGGATGAGATCGACTTCTATTGGGCACGCAGTCGAGTTTCCGAGCAGCTCGGCAGTGCGGCGTCACAGTTACCCGATGGGGTCGTGCCACAACTTGGTCCAGATGCGACCGGATTGGGGCAGGTTTATTACTATACGCTGCAGCCACCTGACGAAGGCATGGGACTGGCGGAACTTCGCAGCCTGCAAGACTTTGTTGTGAAATACGAATTGCAAGCGGTCGAAGGGGTCAGCGAGGTCGCATCGATCGGCGGTTACGTTCGCCAGTATCAGATCGAAGTGGACCCCGACAAGCTTCGCTTTCACAACGTATCGCTCGATAAGTTGGCGATGGCGATCAAGGGATCGAACATGGATGTCGGTGCCAAAACGGTCGAAACGACGGGCATGGAATTCATCGTCCGCAGCAAGGGATTCCTTGGCAGCGATGGCGACAAGGACAAAGCGGTTGAGGACATCGAGGACACTGTCATCATGCAGCGTGACGGCGTGCCGGTACGCGTTCGCGATATTAGCAACGTGCAGATTGGCCCTGACTTTCGTCGCGGTGCGCTGGACTACAACGGAGCCGAAGCGGTCGGCGGCGTGGTCGTGATGCGATACGGCGAGAATCCTCGAGTCGTTATCGACCGCGTGAAAGCCAAGATCGCCGCGATAACGCGGTCGCTACAAGGTGTGACCATTCATGGCGTCTACGATCGCAGCGGACTGATCGACGAGACGATGGCGACGCTGACGCACGCGTTACGCGACGAGATCATCATCACGGCGATCATCATCCTCTTGTTTCTATTGCACATCCGCAGCAGTTTCGTTGTCGCGATCTGTTTGCCGGCAGCAGTGCTGATGTCGTTCATTGCGATGCGTGTGGTCGGCGTCGGTGCGAACATCATGTCGCTGGCGGGAATTGCGATCGCGATCGGCACGATGGTCGACATGGCGATCATTGTTTCGGAGAACATCTACCAGCATCTTTCGGAATGGGAGTCTGGCAGCGACGAGGCTCGGATCAAACAGCCTCGAACGGAAGTCGTCTACGAAGCAACGGTCGAAGTCGCACCGGCCGTCGTGACCGCCGTGGCGACAACCATTGTCAGTTTCTTGCCGGTCTTCTTTTTGACCGGTCGCGATTACAAGCTGTTTTCTCCGCTGGCTTACACCAAGACCTTTGCGATTGCTGCAGCGATGATCGCGGCCGTCACGATTGTGCCCGCCTTGTGTCGATTGATGTTGCGGAGCAGCGTGCGTCGAAAATCGACCGCGCTGGTCGCCGCGCTGTCGCTCTCCGGATTGCTCGGTGCCGCGTCCCATTTCCTGTGGGGGTCACGACTCGCAGAGCGATTCGGCTTGGACACTTGGATTGTGACCGTGATCGCGGCCACGATTGGGTTCATTGCCGGTTGGCAATTGCTGCGAGAGCGGATTCGGCCAATCGAAGAAATCCCGTCTAGTCGCTTCGTTCGCTGGATTTACGCAGCCCGATTGCGATACGCCCTGAACCACAAAGCGGTTGCGCTTTCGTTTCCGTTGATGCTGTTGATCATCGGCGTGGGTGCCTACGTCGGAATGCCAACCGTGCTCCGTCCGGTCGAAAAGTTCGCGAACCTGTTCGGTGCCGATCTGAATGACTTCCCCGGCTACGTCGATGCCAAGCATGTTTTTACGGGGTTGCAGAGCGACGACTGGATCGCGCTCGACGAAGGAAGCTGGTTCTACATGCCGACGCTGTACCCGGCAGCCAGTTTCTCGCAAGCGATGCAAGTGTTGCAGACGCAAGATGTTTTGATCGGCCAGATTCCCGAAGTCAAAGATGTGCTTGGCAAGATCGGTCGCGTCGAATCGGCACTCGACCCCGCGCCGGCCGCGATGGTCGAAACCTATGTGATGCTCAAACCCGAAAGCGAGTGGCGAGAAGGCGTCACCGCGCGCGACGTGTGGGACGAAATCAACCGCGTCGCCACATTGCCGGGTGTCACGCCTGCTTCGGCGTTACAACCGATCGAGGGCCGCGTGGTGATGTTGCAGTCCGGCATCAAGGCACCGATGGCGATCCGAGTTTACGGAAACCAGCTTGACGAATTGGCTGACGCGGCGATGAATGTTTCGGCTGAATTGAAGAAGTCACCGCTGATCAACGCCGGCACGGTCAATCCCGACATCGTGCTTGGCAAACCCTACGTCGAGTTCACAGTAGATCGTGAGGCGGCTTCGCGTTACGGAATGAATTCGTCGACGGTGAATCAAGTCATCGAAACGGCACTCGGCGGGATGAATCTGATCAAGACGGTCGAAGGACGAGAGCGTTATCCCGTGCGACTGCGGTACAACCGCGACCTTCGTGAACAGATCGACGGTTTGAAACGCTTGCCCGTCGTCACGCAGTCGGGGGCCGTCGTGCCATTGGAAGAACTCGCAACGCTGGAAACGACTTGGGGGCCGGGTGCAATCAACAGCGAAAACGGTCGACTCGTCGCTCACGTTTCCTTCATGACCAATGGAAGCAAGGGAGATTTAGAATCGGTCTCCGCGATCGAGGAACAACTCCGCGAGGCTCAGTCGCTGCCTCCGTCCGACCCGAATCGGTTGTCATTGCCAGCCGGCTATTCCCTCGAAGCCGTCGGCAGCTTCCGTAACCAAATCGAAGCCAATCGACGCTTGATGTGGATCATTCCGATGGTGATCTGCATCAATCTGATGTTGCTTTACATGGAGTTCCGAAACCTCTCGATTTCGTTAGCCGTGTTCTCCGGTATCCCAGTCGCCTTCGCTGGCGGCATGATCGCAGTTGCAACGATGGGCGTGGAACTCAACACGGCAGTTTGGGTTGGTTTCATCGCTTTGTTCGGTCTCGCGGTCGACGATGGCGTGGTGATGGCGACCTACATCCATCAACTTCTCAAGAAACGCAAAATCGAATCGGTCGAAGACATTCGCAATGTGGTTTACGAAGCGGGACTCAAACGCATTCGACCTTGCATGATGACCACGGTTACGACGCTTGCCGCGTTGATTCCAGTGTTGATCGCGACGGGCCGTGGAGCTGACGTTGCCCGAGCGATGGCGATTCCCGTGTTCGGTGGCATGTTAGCCGAACCGTTCACTTCGTTCATCGTGCCGACGCTCTATTGCGGCTACCTGGAATTGAAAATGCGTTTCGGATTTCAAGATGAGCTTTGGGAAGGCATCGAAGCGATGCCGGAGGAGGAACTCATGAAAGCGGCATAA
- a CDS encoding metal-sensitive transcriptional regulator, protein MLSDDEKKKLNNRLRRVIGQVDAVGRMIEDEEFCVDILMQLSAATGALNKVGQIVLEQHIQTCVSEAIKSGSAKDRDEKIEELMKVFRKYGE, encoded by the coding sequence ATGCTCTCAGACGACGAGAAAAAGAAGCTCAACAATCGACTCCGGCGTGTCATCGGACAGGTCGACGCGGTGGGTCGTATGATCGAGGATGAAGAATTCTGCGTCGATATCCTGATGCAGTTGTCCGCTGCAACGGGAGCGCTCAACAAAGTCGGCCAGATCGTCTTGGAGCAGCATATCCAAACATGCGTTAGCGAGGCGATCAAGAGTGGCAGTGCCAAGGACCGTGACGAGAAGATCGAAGAGCTGATGAAGGTCTTTCGGAAGTACGGCGAGTAA